The Gemmatimonadota bacterium genome includes a region encoding these proteins:
- a CDS encoding efflux RND transporter permease subunit — MSLPEFSTRYPVTIAMATLAVVLLGWISLDGLGTDLLPDLQTPVVTIDLTAPGKSPVEIEESYTRRLERDVSTINGVKRVYSITRSGQAVVIAEFAWDADMDYGLLDVQKRVGRYAVNEDVSQLDVTREDPLSLAVMRIAITADENTELDALMGTVELLIKPKLEALDGVASAEVEGGAEKEVRVTLDPYLLEAFGLSSDAVINRIAQANADVSGGTLRENQQSYLVKALGRLDDINDVREVIVGERRGGGGTVSGARVPVRVRNVGTVDLEYQERETIVRLDGRECVGLAIYKEAGSNTVAVVNTVLDAIDDIEADLSGMHFTTVENQARFVEDAIGEVETSAIHGAFLAILVLLIALRSWTVTLVIGLAIPISVLATFTLMYFEGLTLNIMTLGGLALGAGMLVDNAIVVIENIYRHLESGEDARTASSRGASEVGVAILASTLTTVAVFLPIVYLQGLAGKLFVDQAWTVAFSLLSSLVVAMTTIPMLTSRIFRRMNTTHKTTVRSDKYYRFLNGILNHKPIMLVVVLLILGGTGYIARELQTEFIPREDQGLFQIDLTLSEGSRVELSDQVALHVKEIVESVGGTDVAHVYALTGLNPARISTGGEPTGPNRATLSVALHTQRSRSVSELVRDLDPILSAMPDIEVKYKLHETALEGVMGGQEAPIQVEVSGENLDILARITKELQARIEDLPSVYNVRTSFQGGQPEVDLAIRDEVAAAFGLTTQTISRTLERQLSGEVAGELSKDQRTRDIRVKYRDVDLRELHTMQIEGSDGAILTLGDIAELNIIEGPREILRENQRRVGRITGYLTEGRILSEAVADVRATMQEMVVPSGYRIEIGGEERERAASFESLKFALLLSIVLVYMVMASLFESTLHPFTVMFSVPLAGVGVIFGFYLLGEPLSVMAYIGIIMLGGIAVNDAIILVDRINQLRQAGLTLREAILQGGQDRLRPIMMTSATTILALLPMALGFGEGAKLRAPMAIAVIAGLVTSTLMTLLVIPTMYELIDRLRGKSA; from the coding sequence ATGAGCTTGCCGGAATTTTCAACGCGATATCCCGTGACAATTGCCATGGCGACCCTCGCTGTGGTACTGCTCGGCTGGATATCGTTAGATGGGCTGGGAACCGATCTCTTGCCCGATTTGCAGACGCCTGTCGTCACCATAGACCTGACGGCACCGGGCAAATCGCCTGTCGAGATTGAAGAAAGCTATACGCGTCGCCTCGAACGCGATGTGAGCACGATTAACGGCGTCAAGCGCGTCTATTCGATTACCCGTTCAGGACAGGCCGTGGTCATTGCAGAATTTGCCTGGGATGCGGACATGGATTACGGGTTGCTCGACGTGCAAAAAAGAGTGGGGCGCTATGCGGTCAATGAAGATGTATCACAGCTGGATGTGACGCGCGAAGATCCGCTCTCGCTTGCGGTGATGCGCATTGCGATTACAGCAGACGAAAACACGGAACTCGACGCATTGATGGGTACGGTAGAATTGTTGATCAAACCCAAATTGGAAGCCCTCGACGGCGTGGCGTCTGCCGAGGTGGAAGGGGGAGCGGAAAAGGAAGTGCGCGTTACACTCGACCCCTATTTGCTCGAAGCGTTTGGGCTTTCATCCGATGCGGTCATCAATCGCATCGCACAGGCAAATGCCGATGTATCCGGAGGTACGCTCAGAGAAAATCAGCAGTCGTATCTGGTCAAAGCCCTCGGTCGCTTAGATGACATAAACGATGTGCGGGAAGTCATCGTGGGAGAAAGGCGCGGGGGAGGGGGCACAGTTTCTGGCGCACGCGTGCCGGTACGCGTGCGCAACGTGGGCACGGTAGATCTGGAATATCAAGAGCGAGAAACCATTGTGCGCCTCGACGGCCGGGAATGCGTTGGCCTCGCTATTTACAAAGAAGCCGGTAGCAATACAGTCGCCGTGGTCAATACGGTATTGGATGCGATAGACGATATCGAAGCAGACCTGAGCGGCATGCACTTCACAACCGTCGAAAACCAGGCGCGATTTGTCGAAGATGCCATAGGCGAAGTCGAAACATCTGCCATTCACGGGGCATTTTTGGCGATTCTCGTGCTTTTGATCGCGTTGCGGAGCTGGACGGTGACGCTGGTGATCGGGTTGGCAATCCCCATTTCCGTATTGGCGACATTCACGCTTATGTACTTTGAGGGGTTGACCCTGAATATTATGACACTGGGTGGGTTGGCTCTGGGCGCGGGCATGCTTGTTGACAATGCCATTGTGGTCATAGAAAATATATACCGGCATCTGGAAAGCGGCGAGGATGCGCGCACAGCATCGAGCCGCGGTGCCTCTGAAGTCGGCGTGGCAATTCTCGCTTCAACGCTGACGACAGTGGCTGTTTTTTTGCCCATTGTCTATTTGCAGGGGCTGGCGGGCAAACTCTTTGTGGATCAGGCCTGGACCGTTGCATTTTCGCTGCTGTCTTCTCTGGTTGTGGCAATGACGACGATTCCAATGCTGACGTCGCGCATCTTTAGGCGGATGAATACGACGCACAAAACGACTGTTCGGTCAGACAAATACTATCGGTTTCTCAATGGTATTTTGAACCACAAACCCATCATGCTCGTCGTCGTGCTGCTCATTCTGGGCGGAACCGGGTATATAGCCCGCGAGTTGCAGACTGAATTTATCCCACGCGAAGATCAGGGGCTGTTTCAAATTGACCTCACATTGTCCGAAGGCTCGCGTGTGGAACTGAGCGATCAGGTCGCCCTGCACGTCAAAGAGATTGTCGAAAGCGTTGGCGGGACCGATGTGGCGCATGTGTACGCGCTGACCGGCCTCAACCCCGCTCGGATATCGACCGGAGGCGAACCAACGGGTCCCAATCGCGCGACTCTATCGGTGGCGTTGCACACACAGCGGTCGCGCAGCGTCAGCGAATTGGTGCGCGACCTGGATCCCATTTTGAGCGCCATGCCCGATATCGAAGTGAAATACAAGCTGCACGAAACCGCGCTTGAAGGCGTGATGGGAGGACAAGAAGCGCCCATTCAGGTCGAAGTGTCCGGGGAAAATCTCGATATTTTGGCGCGTATCACCAAAGAACTTCAGGCGAGGATCGAGGACTTGCCCTCGGTGTATAATGTGCGCACGAGTTTTCAGGGTGGGCAGCCAGAGGTCGATCTGGCGATTCGCGATGAGGTAGCGGCGGCATTCGGATTGACCACCCAGACCATCAGCCGCACATTGGAAAGACAACTATCCGGTGAAGTTGCCGGCGAACTGTCAAAAGACCAGCGCACGAGGGATATCCGGGTAAAATATCGAGATGTCGATCTTCGCGAACTCCACACCATGCAAATCGAGGGATCAGACGGCGCGATCCTGACCTTGGGGGATATTGCTGAACTCAATATTATTGAAGGTCCCCGCGAAATTTTGAGAGAAAATCAGCGTCGCGTAGGGCGCATTACGGGGTATCTCACAGAAGGGCGCATTTTAAGTGAAGCCGTTGCCGACGTACGCGCCACCATGCAGGAAATGGTTGTGCCGTCGGGATATCGCATTGAAATTGGCGGAGAAGAGCGCGAGCGCGCGGCGTCATTTGAAAGTCTCAAATTCGCACTCCTGCTTTCGATTGTGCTGGTCTATATGGTTATGGCATCGCTATTTGAATCCACGCTCCATCCATTCACAGTAATGTTTTCCGTTCCATTAGCCGGCGTCGGTGTGATATTTGGATTCTATCTTTTGGGCGAACCGCTCAGTGTGATGGCCTATATTGGCATCATTATGCTGGGTGGTATTGCGGTCAACGATGCGATCATTCTCGTGGATCGCATCAACCAGCTCAGGCAAGCTGGCTTGACGTTGCGAGAAGCGATCCTACAGGGCGGTCAAGACCGCTTGCGCCCCATTATGATGACGAGTGCAACGACTATTCTCGCCCTGCTGCCCATGGCACTCGGTTTTGGCGAGGGGGCAAAATTGCGCGCGCCTATGGCTATAGCCGTCATTGCCGGCCTGGTGACATCGACATTGATGACCTTACTCGTGATACCCACCATGTATGAACTGATTGACCGACTTCGGGGGAAATCCGCGTGA
- a CDS encoding efflux RND transporter periplasmic adaptor subunit — protein sequence MKFDFCPKLLLVIVLCGLVACDQQAEQRTVDLTVPVTVQSVETGTIESIVTATGTLRPVREAQITTEIRGSLYWSKGSNNRLLAKGSEVRRGQTIARLDSDEWVVGARVEARKLAVETAKRTLKEQETLFSRQLATEMDVESARRAWADAEANYQDALIKIDKTRLLAPIQGVLSELADITQGTLVTPNTAIAKIMDYSQVFVDLKIPNAQIINVKLGQGIRVSNYALPEKVFEGEIVEMDPAIDPVTRTVQVVGMVDNPDLLLRAGMFVKAEIVTESRQNVVLIARNLVLRRRNQKVVFVEEEGRAQQREVETGLEDRDRVEIVIGLEPGDQLITSNYETLRTRTRVRVTGDSR from the coding sequence GTGAAGTTTGATTTTTGCCCAAAATTATTGTTGGTAATTGTCCTTTGTGGGCTGGTCGCCTGTGATCAACAGGCGGAACAGCGCACAGTTGATCTAACGGTTCCCGTTACTGTTCAATCCGTGGAGACGGGAACTATTGAATCCATTGTGACGGCGACCGGAACCCTCAGACCAGTGCGTGAAGCCCAGATTACAACGGAGATTCGGGGAAGTCTGTACTGGAGCAAAGGGAGTAATAATCGCTTGCTCGCCAAGGGTTCAGAGGTTAGAAGAGGTCAAACCATAGCCAGGCTCGACAGCGACGAATGGGTTGTTGGCGCACGGGTGGAAGCGCGCAAACTGGCGGTTGAAACGGCCAAGCGAACGCTAAAAGAGCAGGAAACCCTGTTTAGCAGGCAACTGGCAACGGAAATGGATGTCGAAAGTGCGCGTAGAGCCTGGGCCGATGCAGAAGCCAATTATCAGGACGCCCTTATCAAGATCGATAAAACCAGGCTTTTAGCCCCTATTCAGGGCGTGCTGTCGGAACTCGCGGATATTACACAGGGAACGCTGGTGACTCCGAATACCGCAATCGCAAAAATTATGGATTATTCACAGGTATTTGTGGATCTGAAAATTCCCAATGCCCAGATTATTAACGTGAAATTGGGTCAGGGCATTCGCGTGAGTAACTACGCTTTGCCCGAAAAAGTTTTTGAGGGCGAAATAGTCGAGATGGATCCCGCCATTGATCCGGTCACGCGCACGGTTCAGGTCGTCGGGATGGTCGATAATCCCGACTTGTTGTTGCGGGCGGGCATGTTTGTCAAAGCGGAAATCGTCACGGAATCGCGGCAAAATGTCGTACTTATTGCGCGCAACCTCGTTTTGCGGCGGAGAAATCAGAAGGTCGTTTTTGTCGAAGAAGAAGGCCGCGCACAACAACGCGAAGTCGAAACGGGCCTGGAAGACCGCGATCGCGTGGAAATTGTGATTGGCCTTGAACCGGGAGACCAATTGATCACGAGCAATTACGAAACACTGAGAACGCGCACCCGGGTGCGGGTCACGGGAGATAGCCGATGA